The genomic window GAGAATCTCTGGGCCGGCCCGTCGATGGACGACCTGGAACTCAACATCGAGTACAAGGCCAGGATGGCGGACCTGATCGGCAGCACGCGGAGGGACGCCGACTCGCTCCACGCGGCGACGGAGAACCTGCGATTCCGACTCATCGGCCTCGGCGACGACAAGCCCGCGGCCATCCGCGACCTGAAGGGCCTGATGGAGCCGTTCCGGGTCCTCGATTGCCGCGAGCCCGGCGTCACCTACGAGCGGCAGATGGCCCTCCTGGATGAGGACCATCAGCGGCGGCTCACGGGCGACGTGAACGAGCTGCTCTTCCTCTGGATGGTGGGCGTGGAGGAGGCCTTCCGCCGGTCATCCGCGGGGCCGGAGCCCGCGGCGGCGGCGGACCTGGACCGTCTCGAGGACGCCCTGGCGGTCTGCGATCGGGCCCTCACGTTCGCGGAGCCGCGGGAGCCCTGGCTGTCCCTACGGGACCTGCTGGCGCAGCATGCGACGCCCCGGACCGGGATGGACGCCCCGGGCGGCGGCGGCGATCCCCGGCTGCCCGGTGAGCCGCGGGACATCGCGAGCGTCCAGTCCCCGAATGCCTGCTTCCAGTGGGGACTCCTCAACTCCAGCGAGGGGAGGCGGGCCAGGGCCGTGGAGTGGCTCCAGCAGGCGGTCCGCCTGGACTGGTCTTCTTACTGGTACCACTTCTACCTGGGCTACCTGGCCAACAATGAAGGGCTGATCGAGGACGCCCTCGGCCACTTCAGCAACGCGGTCGCCTGTCGCCCCGGCTCCGCCTGGGTCCGGTTCAATCGCGCCCGCCTCCTCCGCGCCAAGGGGCGGTGGGGGCCGGCCCTGGACGATTTCCTCGAGGCCCGCAAGGCCTGGAGCGGGACGCCCAACGCCTTCCGCGTGTCGCTGGAGCTGGGGGTCCTCCACACCCAGCTCGGGGACTTTGCCGAGGCCGCCGGCCAGTATCGCGAGATCCTGGCCGGGGCGCCGGGCACGGAGCTCGCCCGGGCCGCGCGGCTGAACCTGGCGAACCTCGACGCCGAGTCGGGCCGCGAGGAGGCCGCCCTCGCGACCTACGACTCCCTCCTCGAGCACGACCCGGCCGATCACTCGGCGAGGCTCAGCCGGGCCTACCTCCGCCTGCGGATGGGCCGACCCGCCGAGGCGATCGGCGACCTGGACCTGCTGGTCCGCGCGGGCCCGCCCGATGCGTCGGCGGGCGAGCTGATGGCGTCGCGAGCCACGGGCATGCTCCTGCTCAGGCGGAGGGACGAGGCGCTCGAGGATGCCGCCGCCGCCAGGCGGCTCAGGCCTTGCCCGGCCGCCGATCGTCTGTACGAGCGGGCGCTGCTCGCCGCCGGGCGATTCGGCCAGGTCGAGCTGGGGAGGGTCGAGGAGGTGCGGCTGCTGCCCGTCGGCGGGAGCTGGCTCCGGTCCGACCTGCAGAAGGCCGCGGTCGCCCTCGAGGCCGAGGGCCGGGCCGCCGGACCGGGGGCACCCCGCGCGGCGAGGAGCCGGGCGATCATCCTCTCGGCCCTGGGCGAGCACGCCGAGGCCATCTCCGCCGCGCGGCAGCACGTCGAGGTGGAGGGTCGTTCGCCGGAAGCCCACCTCATCCTGGCGAGGGTCCTCCTGAATGCGGGCCGGGCGAGGCAGGCCCTCCAGCGGGCGGATGCCGGACTCCTCCTGCAGCCCAGGGATCCGGAGATGCTCGAAGTCCGAGGAGTCGCGCTGGCGCGCCTCGGGAGGCTGGAGGAGGCCCTCGAATCGCTCGGCCAGGTCATCGCGACGACCCCGAGCGCCTACGCCCGCGCACGGCATGCCGAGGTCCTTCAGGTCTCGGGACGCCACGAGCAGGCCGTGGGCGAATGGACGAATGTCCTGAGGGCGGATCCCGAATTCGATGAGGCCTACCTGGGACGAGCGCGGGCCTGGGTATCCCTCCGCTCCTGGGACCGGGCGATCGCCGATCTCGAGACGGCCGCGACGTGGTCGCACGGCCATCTCGAGCAGGAGACCAAGGTCCTGGTCGCCTACGCGGCCTGCCTCCGCGAGCGGCCGGGGCACTCCGAACGCTGGCTCGCGCTGCTGCAGCGGACGGCGAAGGGATGGCTCCGAGGCGGGACCGCCGCATGGAGGCCCACGGTGGTGGCGGCGACGAAGAGATGAGGACGGGGCGCAAGTCGACCGTGGGTTGAGACTCGACGGACGCTCCGTCCCGGTGATGTCACCTCGGGCGTCGCTTGCCCCGGCCGCCGCGGGCCGCGACCCGGGCGATGCGCGTCATCCTGAACCGGAGCCGTCCCATGAGGTCAGGATAATGGGGCGTGCTCGCCAGGGTGACACCCAGTGCGATGCCCCAGAGGGCCGCCCACAATCCGAGCTTCTTTTCACGCCTATGCGGGGGAGCCTGAGCATCTCGGCACGCCTGGATCGGCGAGTCGTCGCCTTCGGTCATGCGGGGGTGGCCGGCCGACTCCGGGAGGGTCGCGATCAGCTCGGACGGGTCGCCGGGATCGCCCGTGCCCGCCGCCGAGGAAGCGAGCAGCGGCAGCCCTCCCGGGCCGCGGAGTAGTTCGATACCCTCCCGAACTCGCCCTCGGCGTGCCGGATGCGCGGCGGATCGGCCCGCGGGCCATCCGTCGGCGGTCGGCGTGGTGGCCTCGCGCATCGCGACGCCGTCTCCCGCCGTCGCGGAAGGCCACGAGGCGAGGTCGAATGCCCCTCCTCGACGATCGACGGGCGTCGTCTCTTCGTCCTGCGTCGTGGCCAGGGCGGGGCCCACCGCCGACGAGCCTCGAGAGACGAGGGGGCCGACCGAGACTCCCAGCGCGTCCTCGTTGGAAGGGGACGACTCGGATGCGAGGTTCGTCGCGGGCGGATCCGATGCCCAATTCGACGCGGCCTCGTCGCGCGAGCCAAGCGATGGGGTCGGGGAGCGCGCGGCCGGCGTGCCCATCAATCCGGGGGGCGAATTCAACGGAAACACCAGGTTGACGGGCGAGAAGAACGCGTCCGTCAAGGCCTGGGTCGGCAGGGGGAGCAGGCCGATGGCCTCGGTCCGCCTCAGGTCCATGGTGAAGGTCAAGTCCCCCGCCGAACCGTCGCTCGGCGGGGCGGATGGGCCGGGGGACACGGGGGCCTGGATGATCCGGATGATGAGATCCGCGCCCCTCGGGATGTGGCTCAGGGCGACGGTCATCTCCGACGGTGCGTCGAGCCATTTCTCATAGGCGCCCAGGATGACGGCGAGGATCTGCCCGCGGGCATCGGTCAGCAGGATATCCTCGACGGCGGGTCGGGAGCTTCCCGGGCTGCCCGGATCGGATGCGAGCTTGATCTTCACGTTCTGGGTGGTCGGCCCCACGGCCATCCGGAACGTCGCCTTCATCTGGTCCGGCCCCAGGGTCCCCGAGAGGTGGACCTCCGACCCCTCCGTAAGCTCCGGGACGGCGAGTATCTCCCCGCGGCTCATCGGCGCGGGAAGTCCCAGGTTCGCGGGGTCGTCGACCTCGAGCGGCACGTCGTCGTTCGGGAGAGTCCAGGGACTCGACAGCAGGATCGCGGGCCCGACGGCGGAGGAGTCGCCTTCCGGGGCGAGCACGATCTCCGGGGCCGGAGCGGGCTGTGAGACGCGAACGGTCGTGATGGAGGGCGGGTGCGACGTCGTCTTCACGACGCTCACGGAGCCGACGGACTCCCACTGAAACGGCAACGCCGGGACCGGGCCGTCGACGTCCGGCGATTGCAGGCCGACCGAGACGTGCACCGAGGGGACGGGCAGCCCGGCGAGGGAAGTCGCCAGCAGCATGCGGCACTCGAGCCCCTCGACGCCCGGCAGGATGCGCCGACGTCCCCGATCACGGCGGCGAGGTTCATCGCGCCGAGACGGATGGCGAGGCCCAGTACGCCCCTCATCCAAAGGCGTCACCGTCGGTCTCCATCTCCCTGGTGACGGCTCATCCGGGAGCCGCTAGTGCTGCAACCGCTGGGCCGCTGTGGATCAACCCTCGATGGAGGATAGGCCCCACGCGACGTCTATCGAAGTCGGGCACCCGTACGCGACACGGGACTGAGATTTTTCTCTGCCGGACGGAGCAGGGACGTACTCCGGGGCCTCATGCCGCGGCATCCCCACTCGGGAGGGCCCTCGAATCGGATCGCCCTCCGCATCGACTCGAGCCCATCAACGGGAATAGTATCAGGGCAGGCGCGAAATTGCACTAAGAAAAGAGGAGTGCCCGCGTCTTATCCATGGGCCCGGTCGCGGCGCCTTCGGCGTGGGGGCCGATGCCACGATCGGGAACCGGCGGGGGCCGGCCCGCATCAAACAGACCGGTCGTGCGAAGACTCGAGCGCGGCGACGCCTCCCGGCCCTACGCCCGAGGCAGCCCGGGCATACCACCTCAGTCGAGATGCCCGACGGGCCGACGGTGCCTCTTTCCATCGGAGTACAGCCCCATGATGCGGCGATCCAGCGGGATGGTTGCGGCAGAGTCCACCTTCGCCGCGCGACACGGGCGCCCCGCGGCCCGGGTCTTCGCGATCGTCGCGAGTGCCCTGTCGGCCGCCTCCCTGGCCGGCGCGGCCGATCCTCCCGCACGCGGGCCGGAGGCGATCCGGGACGCGGCGGCGATCCAGCCGGCCGCGCCGGTCGTGCCCGGCGATGTCGTCGCGGCCATGCAGGAAGGCAAGTACGACGCCGCCGAGGGGTTGCTCGCGACGCTCGCGGCGAAGGCGGACGCGGCCGACGATCGCGCCTACCTCAACTACTTGCGGGCGGTCGCCCAACGGCTCGCGGGCCGGAGGAAGGAGGCCATCGAGACGCTCCAATCCGCGATGAAGGCGAGCCCCGGCGGGAGCTGGGTGCCCAAGATCCGGTACGAGCTCGCCGGCCTGGAGATGGCGGCGGGCAACCTCGCGGCGGCCGAGGAGCTCTCGCGCAACGAGGCCATCCGGCTCCTCGCGGACGATCGCAAGGACAGGCTGGCCGAGGTCTACCATGCGCACGCCAGGCACCTCCTCCAGCCCGACGACCCGATCCTCCAGCCGGATCCGAACGGCGCGTGGGAGCTCCTGAACCAGGCACGCGACCTCGCGAAGAGCCCGACGCTCCGCGCGCAGCTCCTGTTCTCCATGGGGAAGGCGAGCCAGCAGGCCGGCAACGATCCGCGGGCCATCGAGAACTTCCAGGCATACCTCCGCGAGTATCCCGGGGGCGCGGATCGCTTCGCCGCGAAGTATCGCCTCGGCGAGGTCCAGAGGCATACCAATGCCCTGCTGCCGGCACGATTGACGTGGACGGACCTGGCCCGCGAGATCGAGAAACTGCCGCCCCAGCAGCGCACCCGCGATGCGGATTCGATCCGGGCCGATGCGCTCGCCGGCATCCCGTCCACGTACGGAATCCCGACGCCGCAGGACGACGCGAACCTCAGCCTCGGCGTCGCGGCGCTCCGGCGGTGTCTCGCCGCCTACCCATCTCATCGCGGAGCCGTCCGGGCCGCGTACGAGGTCGGTGCCTCCTACCTCGCCCGCGGCAAGAGCGACGCGGCCCTCGAGGCGTTCCGGCAATTCCTGAAGGGCGATGAGTTCCGCGTCGAGTCCGACGAGGCGCGTCGCGATCAGGCCGAGCTGCTCATGACGGCCACCTTCCAGTCCGCCCAGATCCTCCAGGGCCAGCAGAAATACGCCGAGGCCATCGCCGGCTGGCGGGGATACCTGGGCAAGTTCCCCAACGGCCCGCAGAGCGCAGACGCCCAGCGGGCCATCCTGGACACGGAACTCCTGGTCGCGGCCGATCACCTCGCCCGCGAGCGGTATGCGGAGGCGAGGGCCGCGTGGAATGCGTTCGTCGCCGGCAATCCGCTCGATCCCCGCGTGCCGGAGCTCCTCTTCCAGGTCGGGGAGTCGTTCGCGAAGGAGAAGAAGTATGACGAGGCCATCGCCTCGTGGGGGCCGCTGACGACCAAGTTCCCGGCCAGCGAGCCGGCGGCACACGCCCAGTTCCTCACGGCCTCCCTGTTCGAGAGCGAGAAGGCGGATCCCGCCGGCGCGATCGAGCGATTCCGGAAGATCGCCGTCGAGCCCTGGAAGTCCCAGGCCCTCCAGCACGTCGCGGTCATGGAGAGCCTGGCCCTGGCCGTGATGACGCCCCGCGCCTTCCGCACCGGGGAGACTCCCGGCCTGAAGATCACGAGCCGGAACCTGGAGAAGCTCACGTTCACGGCCTATCGGCTCAACGCCGAGGCCTACTTCCGCAAGAAGCACGGGCTGGGGAACGTCGAGTCCCTGGACATCGGCCTGGTCGCCCCCGATGCCGAGTGGACGTCCGAGGTCCCGGGCTATGCGAAGTACCGTCCCGTCGAGGCGACCTATGAGCTCAAGTCGCTGGAGCGGCCGGCCGTCTACGTCGTCAAGGTCACCGACCAGAAGCATCTGCAGGCGACCACGCTCGTCGTCTCCAGCGACATCGAGGCCGTGCTCAAGACGTCGCGGGATCAGGTCCTCGTCTTCGCCCAGGACATGAAGACGGGGAAGGGACGGCCGAGGGCGAAGGTCCTCCTCTCCGATGGCGGCCAGGTCGTCCTCGAGGCGGAGACGGGAGCCGATGGCGTCCTGATCCACGACTGGTCGCCCGCCAGGCCGGGGAGCTCGCACCTCGCATACCTGATCCTCGACGGCGGCAACGTGGCCGGGTCTGGCCTCGCCGTCCCGGAGAAGGTTTCGCAAGGCCTCTCGCCCCGGGCTTACATCTACGCCGATCGCCCGGCGTATCGGCCCGGCCAGACGGTGGCGGTCCGGGGCGTGGTCCGCGAGGTCCAGAACGGCCAGTACGCGAATGTTCCCGGAGCCTTGTATCGCTTCGAGGTGACCGACAGCCGCGGCAGGCAGCTCGTCTCTCGGAACGTGACCCTGTCCGAATTCGGCACGTTCCGCGAGTCGTTCCCCATCGACCGCGGGGCGCCCGTGGGGACCTATCGCATCAGGGCCTATCAGCCGGGCAAGAGCGAGTTCTCGGGCGCCTTCGAGGTGCAGTCCTATCAGCTCGAGCCCATCGAGCTCGCCTTCGACCTGAAGAAGTCGATCTACTATCGCGGCGAGGCCGTGGAGACCGACGTGGTCGCGAAATATCAGTATGGCGCCCCGGTCGCCGGTAGACCGATCGAGGTCAACCTCCCGGACGGCCGCATCCTCCACGGGGAGACCGACAACGCGGGCAAGTTCCACCTCGGTTTCTCGACCGACGCGTTCGCCGAGGATGCCTCGCTGCGAATCGTGGCAAGGCTCACCCAGGACAACGTCGAGGCCGGCGCCGTGGTCATGCTCGCGACGCGCGGATTCGACATCGGGCTCAGGACGCGTCGAGACGTCTTCCTGGATGGAGAATCGTTCCCCGTCACCGCGACCACGACCGATGCGAAGGGCGCGCCGATCGGCCAGTCGCTCAGCCTATCGGTCATCAAGATGGTCACGCAGGCGGGCCGGGTGACCGAGCGCGAGGTCGAGCGGAAGACGGTGGCGACGGATGCGAAGACAGGGACCGCCAGCCTGACCTTCCGGGTCGATGACAAGGACGGCGGAAGTTTCCGGCTGCGGGCCGCCGGCTCCGACCAGTTCGGCAACCCGATCGTGACGGACCACGCCATCTACATCTCGGGCAAGAAGGACGAGAACCACCTGCGGATCCTCGCGGATCGCCAGCAATTCAAGCTGGGCGAGCAGGCTGAGGTTAACCTCCACAGCAGGGGCCGGGCCGGCACCGCGCTGCTGACCTGGGAAGCCGACAAGATCCTCTCCTACAAGCTCGTCACCCTGAAGGAGGGTGACAATCCGCTGGCATGGCCGGTCGACGGGCCGCAGTTTCCCAATTTCACCCTCACGGCGTCGCGGATGTGGGAGAACACGTTCGACCAGGCGAAGCTCGATGTCCAGGTCGAGCGGGAGCTGACGGTCACCGTGAAGCCCGTCAGGCCGACGGTCGGGCCCGGCGAGGAGGTCGAGCTCGAGGTCACGGCCGCGGACCAGCTCGGCCGGCCCGCCGCCGCCGAGCTGTCGATCGCCATGATCGACCGGGCGCTGCTGCGGCTCCACCCCGATCGCATGCCGGCCATCGCCTCCTTCTTCTACGATCAGACCAGGACGGGCGCCTTCTCGACCGAGTCGTCGAACACGTTCCGCTACGTGCCCGCGACCGTCCCGGTCGCCCGCGCCGTCGTCGATGAGGCCGAGAGGATCGCCGCCGTCGCGGCGAACGCGGCGGACCGCAAGGACGTTCAGCAGGCGGCCCAGAGTCAGGTCGCCCTGTCCCTGCCGGCGCCCTCGGCGCCTGGGGATCCGGATCGCCTGCAAGCCAAAGGCGCGATGATGGGCGGCTATGGCGGGGCGGGCGGTGCGCCAGCAGAGGCGGCCGGACGGCGTGAGCTCGCGTCCAAGAGGCGTTCGGCCGGGGCACGCGACAAGCGCAAGGCCGACGTCTCGAAGGACGCGGAAGGCTCAGGATATTTCCAGCAATTGCGCGGCGAAGCAGGGGAAGCGTCGGCGGAGGATTTCGACGACCGCGTCGCGCTCGGAGATGCACCCTCCAATCAGCCCGGCTCGCCTCGTCAGCGGTTCGTGGAGACGGCCTACTGGAACCCGAGCGTGGTGACCGGAAAGGACGGCAAGGGCCGGGTCGCTTTCAAGGCCCCGGGATCGCTGTCCGACTACCTCATCACGGCGCGGGGTGTGACCGGGGGAGACACGCTGGTCGGACAGACCACGACGTCGCTCACGATCCGCAAGGACTTCTTCGTGGACCTGAAGGCGCCGGGGGCCCTGACTCAAGGGGACAGGCCGCGGGTGATCGCCCGGGTCCATCACGTCGGCGTCATCGGCACGGTGGACCTGCGACTGACGGTCTACGGCGGCGGCCGGGAGGAGGTCTTCCCCAAGGCCCTGGAAATCAAGGGCGACGGGGTGGACGAGGTACTCATGGATGGCTTCGAGACCCCCGACACCGACTCGGTCCGGCTGACGCTGGCCGGCACGCTGGGCGCCTCCCGCGATGAGGTGACGGCCGAGATCCCGGTCCGGCCGTGGGGCGTCCAGGCCTATGCCTCGGAATCGGGTACGACCAGCGACGGCACGGCCGTCTTCGTGGGCCTGCCGAAGGGGAGGGCGTACGAGAGCCCCGAGATGGTCGTCCTGATCTCGCCGACGCTCCGACGCATGCTGATCGAGCTGGCCATGGGCCGCGAGTCCCGCGTCGACTCGCCCGGGCTGAGCTGCCGGATCGCCCCGCCGCCCGCGAACACCACGGCCGATCGGGCGGCGGACCTGCTGGCCGCGACGTCGGCCCTCGCGTACCTCCGCGCGACGCGGTCGGCCGGCTCGCCTGACGTGCAGAGGATCACGTCCCGAATCCAGGGGCTCGTCGCCGAATTGACCGCCGCGCAGAATGAGGACGGCGGATGGCCCTGGGTCGCCGCCGGCCCGATCCCGAGGCAGAACGAGAAGGCCCCGGCCGCCGTGGGCAGCGAGCGGCTGACCTCGGCCGCGGTCTTCTGGTCGCTGTCCGCGGCGGAGCAGGCCGGGCTGGTCCCGGATGCGAAGGTCCTGGACAAGGCCGCCGGATGGCTGACCCAGGCGGTCACGGCGGGCACCAGCTCCCGCGACCTGGACGCCCGCGCCACGATCCTCCACGCCCTCAGCACCCGTCACGCGGCGACCTTCGAGATGGCGAACAGCCTCAATCGGGAGCGGCAGGTGCTGTCGAACGCCGCGCTGGCCTACCTCGCCCTCACCTTCGCCAACCTCAGTCGTCCCGAGCTGGGCGGGGAGCTGGCCGCGATCCTCGTCCCCCGCGCCAAGGTCGAGCCGACCGCGCCGGGCCGGCCGTCGCGGCTCTACTGGGAGGGCTCCGGCCAGTCGGCGAACGCGAGGGGGTCGGTGGAGACGACGGCGCTCGTGTCCCTGGCCCTGGCGAGGGTCCGCCCCAACGGCAATGAGCTCGATCGGGCCGCCGAGTGGCTCCACGCCCATCGCTTCGGCTACGGCTGGAATCCCCACCGCGCCAAGGGAGCGGCGGTCGCGGCGCTCGCCCTCTATCACGGCCGCTCGAAGGGGGCCGAGGACCGCTATCGCCTGACGGTCACCGTCAACGACGCGAAGGTCGCCGAGCTCGACGTCGCGGGTGCCGGCGAGAGCCGGGAGATCCGCGTGCCCACGAAGGCCCTCAAGGCGGGCGATGCCAATCGCGTCGGCCTGGCGATGGAAGGCCGCGGCACGTTCAGCTACTCGGTGACCATGACCGGCTTCAGCCGCGACTTCGGGCCGGACCAGGACCGCACGAATCGACCCGCCTGGGTGGATCGCCGCGTCTACTGGCCCGCGCCCCGCGAGCTCGACGGCAAGGTGCTCCCCTCCAATTTCAGCGTGGCCGTCAATCCCAGCACCTGGGAGAACACGATCAGCCAGGTGCCCCTGGGGGGCAAGAGCCGCGTCGGGCTGGTCGTCTGGAGGAACGTCCCGGATACCACGCCCGAGTGGGAGCGCGACTTCCTCGTCGTCGAGGAGCAGCTCCCCGCCGGGACGACGCTGATCGCGGGATCGGTCATCACCTCCGCCAGCTCCTACACGCTGGCCGACGGCGTCCTGACCTTCTACTTCGCCCCGGACCAGAATCCCGGCGGCATCCAGTACGACGTCTACGGCTACCTCCCCGGCCAGTACCGCGCCCTGCCGACCTCGGTCCGCAGCGCCTATGATCCGGGGCGTTCGCACCTCGGCCAGCCGAGCGACTTCAAGGTCCTGTCGCCGGGGGAGAAGAACACGGACGAATACCGGGTCACGCCGGACGAGCTCTACGCCGCCGGCAAGATCCACTTCGACGCCGGCCGCTACGCCGAGGCCGCCGCGTCCCTCGAGCCGCTCTTCGCGGCCTACACGCTCCGGGAGGACGTGCTCAAGGACGCCGCCCGGATGCTGCTCCTCATCAACATCGCCCCGTACGACGCCCGCAAGGTGGTCCAGTACTTCGAGGTCGTCAAGGAGAAGGCCCCCGAGCTGATCCTGGACTTCGACAAGCTCCTCGTGATCGGCAAGGCGTATCGGGACATCAACGAGTACGAGCGGGCGACGATCGTCTGGCGGGGCCTCATCGAGGCGAGCTACCTCGAGGACGCCCGCGTCGGCGAGCTGCTCCGACAGCGGGGCAAGACGCTCGAGGCGACCGCGTACCTGATCGGCCTCTGGCGCACGTATCCGAACACGCCCTCGATCGAGAGCGACTTCTTCGGCCTCTCGCAAATCCTGGCCAAGGGCGCCGCGGAGGCCTTCACCGAGCCCAGGCTGCGGGCGGAGCTGGCGGCCGCCGGCGTCACGCGGTCGCAACTCCTCCTCCAGACCATTCGCATGGTCCAGGTCTTCCTCTCCCAGTCGCCGACCAATCCGATGGCCGACGAGGCGAGCCTGGCCCTCGTGAACGCGTTCATCGAGCTGGAGGACTATGAGGGGGTCGTCAAGCTCGCGGGCCGCTTCGCCGCGACCTATCCCAGGAGCTCGTACCTGGACGCCTTCCAGTACAGCGAGGCCCTCGCCAACTTCCACCTGGGCCGGTATGACCGGGCGGTCGAGGTGGCGGAGAAGATCTCCAGGGCCGTCTACAAGGACGCATCCGGCGTGGACCAGCCGAGCCCCAACAAGTGGCAGGCGATCTACATCCTCGGCCAGATCTTCGACGCCCGCCGGGTGCCGGCGAAGGCGGTCGACTACTACAAGCAGGTTGCCGATCGGTTCACCGACGCGGCCTCCGCGATCCAGTTCTACACCAGGAAGGAGCTCAGGGTCCCGGAGGTCTCCATCGTCAGGCCCCAGCCGCGGCCCGCGGTCGCCGGCGCGGAGGGGCCCGGCCCCCGGCCGCCGACCGGGCTCCGCGCGGTCGGGCTGGAGCCGGCGGGCGCGGGCGTGGAGGGCCTGTCGAAGCCCGGCATCAAGCTGGAATACCGCAACATCGCGAAGGCCGAGGTCACGGCGTACCCGGTTGACCTGATGCAGCTCTACCTCGCCAGGAGGAACCTCAACGCCATCGCCGGCATCGACCTGGCGGGCATCACGCCCCTCGTCGAGAAGAGCGTCGTGCTCGGCTCGGGCTCCGACTACGAGGACTCGTCGAAGGTCGTCGACCTGCCGCTCACGAAGGAGGGGGCGTACCTGGTGATGATCCGCGGCGACAACCTCTACGCGTCGGGCATCGTGCTCGTCTCGCCGATCGACGTGGAGACACTCGAGGAGCCCGCGGCCGGCCGGGTCCGGGTGACCGTCCGGGATGCCAGGACCAGGGCCGCGTTGCCGAAGGTCCAGGTGAAGGTGATCGGCACGAACAACGGCGACTTCTTCTCCGGCGAGACCGACCTGCGGGGGGTATTCGTGGCGGAGGGCGTCCAGGGGCACGTCACCGCCGTCGCCCGCAAGGACGCGTCGCAGTACGCCTTCTATCGGGGCACGAATTACGTCGGCTCCCCGCCGGTCCCCGCCACGCCCCCGCCGGCGGCAAACGGCCAGCCCGCCGCGGGGGCGGCGGACTCGCCGATCAACCAGGCGCTCGACGTGAACCTGAAGATTCAGAACTCGAGCAACTACATGAGGCAGATTCAGCGGCTGGAGAATCGCTACAATACCGCGGAGCCGGGCAAGCCCCGCGGTGCCGCCGCGGGCGGATTCCGCTGAGAGTGTCGATCACCTGATGGGGCGACGCTTCCGGGGCGGGCCATCGGGCCCGCCCCTCCTCCATTCGGTTCGATCCCTCGCCGCCGAGGGTCAGTGGCGGCCGAGGGTGTGGTCGACCGCGCCGACGAGGCTCTCCCCCAGGCCCTTCTGGCGGATCGCCTCCACGTCCATGCGGCAGGCAAAGAGCGCGTCCACGACGCGGGCGTCCCATTGCTTGCCCCGGCCTTTCTTCAGGACCTCGTCGATCTGCCCGGGGGTGAGCCGCTTCCGGTACGGTCGATTGCTCGACATCGCGTCGAACGAGTCCGCGACGGCCAGGATCCGCGCCTCCAGGGGGATGTCCTCGCCGCTGAGGTGATCCGGGTATCCCGAGCCGTCGAGGCTCTCGTGGTGGTGCCGGACGCCGGGCAGGATGTGATGCAGCGTCTTCAGGTCCCTCAGGATGGTGACCCCGATCTCCACGTGGGCCTGGATCTTCCGGTACTCCTCCGGGGACAGCGGCCCTTCCTTCTTGAGGACGACGTCGTCCACGCCGATCTTGCCGATGTCGTGCAGCAGTCCGGCCAGATAGAGGTCGCTCCGCTTGTCCGGCGGGAAGCCCAGCTCCTCCGCCAGCCGCATGGCGATCCTGGCCACGCGCTCGGAATGCCCCGAGGTGTAAGGATCCTTCGCGTCGATGGCCGTCGACAGGGCGAGGATGATGCCGAAGACCAGCTCCTTCAGCTCGGCGTGGATCCTCGCGTTGCTGGACTGCGTGGAGATCAGCGACGCGACGAATTGCATCCGATCCACGTCGTACGCGTCGAACAGGCGATCGTCGAGCGGGTTCATGGCGATCAGCCAGCCGGCCGACCCGGCGGGCATGCAGGCGTAGCGCCCCAGTGCGCCCGCCCCGCGGCCCGGATG from Aquisphaera giovannonii includes these protein-coding regions:
- a CDS encoding serine/threonine-protein kinase — protein: MNAAASGRTWDDASSPAAVRLARRYEEAWQAADRGGRRLDPRGYLADAQDEAGATLAILRADLSLRWEAGDRAGAAWYLERFKDLGEDSVVALLYEEFCLREEDGERPDPASYLARYPALAEPLRRVLDIHELIGSATATNSILGAPSMAGPGGRSATDEPPYPEAGQTIAGFYLVEELGRGSFARVFLARERELADRPVALKVARRGSREPQALARLQHTHIVPVHSVREDRATGLHLLCMPFFGRVTLSRLLQEVRGAPSPSGRAIVEALDRLSGGDDAPPTHARSACRDALASRTYAQAIAWWGARLAEALDHAHDRGILHRDVKPSNVLVNDDGMPMLLDFNLARDGRPGDGGHGAEVAFGGTLDYMAPEHLEALADEASEGVDSRSDIFSLGVLLYEAVAGVKPYAPPRKNLPIYDSLLRAASDRRKECPVRFPEGLPSPVPASLAAVIRRCLEPEPADRYRGAGELAADLRAVADDLPLPHAREPFLSRLGGRLRRHRRVIFVAAGVALAFGGLLGVYTMYQVDRQDRYDNARAYYLKGCVAIDEGRFEDAHNWLEAAGDAARFNWRDTIRGKLRWGTFSTFGGQLRKRLENLWAGPSMDDLELNIEYKARMADLIGSTRRDADSLHAATENLRFRLIGLGDDKPAAIRDLKGLMEPFRVLDCREPGVTYERQMALLDEDHQRRLTGDVNELLFLWMVGVEEAFRRSSAGPEPAAAADLDRLEDALAVCDRALTFAEPREPWLSLRDLLAQHATPRTGMDAPGGGGDPRLPGEPRDIASVQSPNACFQWGLLNSSEGRRARAVEWLQQAVRLDWSSYWYHFYLGYLANNEGLIEDALGHFSNAVACRPGSAWVRFNRARLLRAKGRWGPALDDFLEARKAWSGTPNAFRVSLELGVLHTQLGDFAEAAGQYREILAGAPGTELARAARLNLANLDAESGREEAALATYDSLLEHDPADHSARLSRAYLRLRMGRPAEAIGDLDLLVRAGPPDASAGELMASRATGMLLLRRRDEALEDAAAARRLRPCPAADRLYERALLAAGRFGQVELGRVEEVRLLPVGGSWLRSDLQKAAVALEAEGRAAGPGAPRAARSRAIILSALGEHAEAISAARQHVEVEGRSPEAHLILARVLLNAGRARQALQRADAGLLLQPRDPEMLEVRGVALARLGRLEEALESLGQVIATTPSAYARARHAEVLQVSGRHEQAVGEWTNVLRADPEFDEAYLGRARAWVSLRSWDRAIADLETAATWSHGHLEQETKVLVAYAACLRERPGHSERWLALLQRTAKGWLRGGTAAWRPTVVAATKR